A stretch of Phoenix dactylifera cultivar Barhee BC4 chromosome 16, palm_55x_up_171113_PBpolish2nd_filt_p, whole genome shotgun sequence DNA encodes these proteins:
- the LOC103702707 gene encoding proline-rich receptor-like protein kinase PERK7, translated as MSSNSTSSNSSSSKSSSLKDSPSFPQSGSSSPKKFSPLSYLKSSHTSIQSSKNESISMRAPPPPSKNSNKKSTKSKDPLSSNVPIFIGVGIGVVLFFILMTITCICCCKKKKKPHNPMQYYADTSGFKGDYYNSGPHEKWQNEYQGTDYVVKLPPPPISPSPPGAGWHPLPPSPMMSSSDMTSRYSSPHSPSLPPPSPNLALGFNKSVFTLEELAACTNGFSQANLLGQGGFGYVHKGVLPNGKEVAVKQLKSGSGQGEREFQAEVDIISRVHHRHLVSLVGYCIAGSQRMLVYEFVPNKTLEYHLHENNLLVMEWATRLKIALGSAKGLAYLHEDCHPRIIHRDIKSSNILLDYKFEGMVADFGLAKLSSDNDTHVSTRVMGTFGYLAPEYASSGKLTEKSDVFSYGVMLLELITGRRPVDNNHIFMEDSLVDWAKPILSRVLADGDYDQLADPRLNDNYDPMEMARMVACAAASVRHSAKRRPKMSQIVRALEGDVSLEDLNEGMRPGQSMLFSSGLDYDSGSYNVKMRRIRKMTPLSPEYSDEYSGIMDEYGHHHSVSSSDGIFSDELNPIGNQKHRTHSPL; from the exons ATGTCTTCAAACTCAACTTCGAGCAATTCATCATCTTCCAAGTCATCATCCTTAAAAGATTCACCTTCTTTTCCTCAAAGTGGGTCTTCATCTCCTAAAAAATTCTCACCACTTTCATATTTAAAGAGCTCCCATACATCAATCCAATCATCCAAAAATGAGTCCATTTCTATGCGTGCTCCACCACCACCCTCCAAAAACTCAAACAAGAAGTCAACCAAATCTAAAGATCCACTTTCTTCAAATGTACCCATATTTATTGGGGTTGGGATAGGTGTTGTTTTATTCTTTATTCTTATGACCATTACATGCATCTGCTgctgcaagaaaaagaaaaagcctCACAATCCAATGCAATATTATGCAGATACTTCAGGGTTTAAAG GTGACTATTATAATAGTGGACCACACGAGAAATGGCAAAATGAATACCAAGGGACGGATTATGTCGTTAAGCTTCCGCCGCCTCCAATCTCACCTAGTCCTCCTGGAGCTGGGTGGCATCCATTGCCACCTTCTCCAATGATGAGCAGTAGTGATATGACCTCAAGATACTCAAGTCCCCATAGTCCTTCATTACCACCCCCCTCTCCAAACTTAGCCCTAGGGTTCAACAAGAGTGTGTTCACCCTTGAGGAGCTTGCTGCTTGCACCAATGGCTTCTCACAAGCCAATCTCTTAGGGCAAGGAGGCTTTGGTTATGTGCACAAAGGAGTATTACCTAATGGAAAGGAGGTTGCAGTGAAGCAGCTCAAGTCAGGGAGTGGgcaaggagagagagagttccAGGCTGAGGTGGATATTATTAGCCGGGTCCACCACCGCCACCTAGTGTCCCTTGTTGGATATTGTATAGCTGGATCCCAAAGAATGTTGGTATATGAATTCGTACCGAACAAGACTCTTGAGTATCACCTCCATG AAAATAATCTTCTCGTGATGGAATGGGCTACAAGGCTTAAGATTGCACTAGGCTCAGCCAAAGGCCTTGCTTACTTGCATGAAGATT GCCACCCTCGTATTATTCACCGTGATATCAAATCTTCCAACATTCTTTTGGATTATAAGTTTGAAGGCATG GTTGCAGATTTTGGATTGGCCAAGCTATCATCGGACAATGATACACATGTTTCGACACGTGTCATGGGAACTTTTGG GTATTTAGCTCCTGAGTATGCATCTAGTGGCAAGTTAACAGAGAAATCAGATGTCTTCTCCTATGGTGTGATGCTTTTGGAGTTGATAACTGGACGAAGACCTGTTGATAACAATCACATATTTATGGAAGATAGCTTGGTTGATTGG GCAAAACCTATTCTATCGCGTGTATTAGCTGATGGCGActatgatcaattagctgatccACGTTTGAATGACAACTATGATCCAATGGAAATGGCACGTATGGTAGCATGTGCTGCGGCTAGTGTTCGCCATTCAGCGAAAAGGCGCCCCAAAATGAGTCAg ATTGTACGAGCATTGGAAGGCGATGTAtctcttgaagacttgaatgagGGAATGAGGCCCGGGCAAAGTATGCTCTTTAGCTCTGGCTTGGATTATGATTCAGGTTCATATAATGTGAAAATGAGGCGAATCAGAAAAATGACACCTCTAAGTCCAGAATATAGTGATGAGTATAGTGGAATAATGGATGAATATGGACACCACCATTCTGTATCAAGTAGTGATGGGATATTTTCCGATGAATTGAATCCAATTGGAAACCAAAAGCATAGAACTCATTCACCACTCTAA